A stretch of Acidobacteriota bacterium DNA encodes these proteins:
- a CDS encoding tRNA (adenosine(37)-N6)-threonylcarbamoyltransferase complex ATPase subunit type 1 TsaE translates to PSFTLIKHYRGRLPFYHIDLYRIDDPDEIFELGISELIRPPNVIAIEWAEKLGVLTPLPAIRVRINHKDGEEREILIEELTSTPYPARPDS, encoded by the coding sequence CCCCCTCCTTCACCCTCATCAAACATTATCGAGGACGCCTCCCTTTCTATCATATTGATCTTTATCGTATCGATGATCCTGATGAAATATTCGAGCTCGGGATCTCGGAGCTCATTCGCCCGCCAAATGTAATCGCCATCGAATGGGCAGAAAAACTGGGCGTATTAACGCCCCTTCCCGCCATCAGAGTGAGGATAAATCATAAAGATGGAGAGGAGCGAGAGATCCTCATCGAGGAGCTAACCTCTACTCCATATCCGGCTCGACCTGATAGTTAG